Proteins encoded in a region of the Phocoena phocoena chromosome X, mPhoPho1.1, whole genome shotgun sequence genome:
- the L1CAM gene encoding neural cell adhesion molecule L1 isoform X1, translating into MAVALRYLWPLLLCSPCLLIQIPEEYEGHHAMEPPVITEQSPRRVVVFPTDDISLKCEASGKPQVQFRWTRDGVLFKPKEEPGVTVNQAPHSGSFTITGNNSNFAQSFQGTYRCFASNKLGTAMSHEIQLMAEGTPKWPKETVRPVEAEEGESVVLPCHPPPSAEPLRIYWMNSKILHIKQDERVTVGQNGNLYFANVLTSDNHSDYICHAHFPGTRTIIQKEPIDLRVKATNSMMDRKPRLLFPTDTSTHLVALQGQPLALECIAEGFPTPTIKWLRPSGPMPADRVAYQSHNKTLQLLSVGEEDDGEYRCLAENPLGSDQHAYYVTVEAAPYWLHKPQSHLYGPGETARLDCQVQGRPQPEVTWRINGIPVEELAKDQKYRVHHGALVLSNVQPSDTMVAQCEARNRHGLLLTNAYIYVVELPAKILTPDNETYMAVQGSTAYLLCKAFGAPVPSVQWLDREGKTVLQDERFFPYTNGTLGIRDLQANDTGHYFCQAANDQNNVTIVANLQVKDATQITQGPRSAIEKKGSRVTFTCQASFDPSLQHSITWRGDGRDLQELGDSDKYFIEDGRLVIHSLDYSDQGNYSCVASTKLDAVESRAGLLVVGSPGPVPQLELSDRHLLKQSEVRLSWSPADDHNAPIEKYDIEFEDKEMAPEKWHSLGKVPGNQTSTTLKLSPYVHYTFRVTAINKYGPGEPSPASETVLTPEAAPEKNPVDVKGEGNETNNMVITWKPLRWMDWNAPQVQYRVQWRPQKTQGAWQEQIVSDPFLVVSNTSTFVPYEIKVQAVNSQGKGPEPQITIGYSGEDYPQASPELEGIKILNSSTVLVRWWPVDPAQVKGHLRGYNVTYWWEGSQRKHSKRHVHRGHVVVPANSTSAILGGLRPYSSYHLEVQAFNGRGLGPASEMTFSTPEGVPGHPEALHLECQSDTSLLLHWQPPLSHNGVLTGYVLSYQPLDDGGKEQLSFDLPDPELRMHNLTNLSPHLRYRFQLQATTKEGPGEAIVREGGTMALSGTPDFGNISAMAGENYSVVSWVPKEGQCNFGFQIWFKALGDEKLGAHLPPQYVSYNQSSYTQWDLQPDTDYEIHLLKERVLLHQMAVKTNGTGRVRLPPAGFATEGWFIGFVSAIIVLLLIFLILCFIKRSKGGKYSVKDKEDTQADSEARPMKDEAFGEYRSLESDNEEKAFGSSQPSLNGDIKPLGSDDSLADYGGSVDVQFNEDGSFIGQYSGEKDREAAGGNDSSGAASPTNPAGTLE; encoded by the exons ATGGCCGTGGCGCTGCGGTACTTGTGGCCTCTCCTCCTGTGCAGCCCCTGCCTGCTCATCCAGATCCCCGAGGAAT ATGAAGGACATCACG CGATGGAGCCCCCTGTCATCACGGAACAGTCTCCACGGCGCGTGGTCGTGTTCCCCACAGATGATATCAGCCTCAAGTGTGAGGCCAGCGGCAAACCCCAAGTGCA GTTCCGCTGGACTCGGGACGGCGTCCTCTTCAAACCCAAGGAGGAGCCGGGTGTGACCGTGAACCAGGCCCCCCACTCTGGCTCCTTCACCATCACGGGCAACAACAGCAACTTCGCCCAGAGTTTTCAGGGCACCTATCGCTGCTTTGCCAGCAACAAGCTGGGCACCGCCATGTCCCACGAGATCCAGCTCATGGCCGAGG GCACCCCCAAGTGGCCAAAGGAGACAGTGAGACCCGTCGAGGCGGAGGAAGGGGAGTCGGTGGTTCTGCCTTGCCACCCGCCCCCCAGTGCAGAGCCGCTCCGCATCTACTGGATGAACAGCA AGATCTTACACATCAAGCAGGACGAGCGGGTGACCGTGGGGCAGAACGGCAACCTCTACTTCGCCAATGTGCTTACCTCGGACAACCACTCGGACTACATCTGCCATGCCCACTTCCCTGGCACCCGGACCATCATTCAGAAGGAACCCATTGACCTCCGGGTCAAGGCCA ccaacagcatgATGGACAGGAAGCCGCGCCTGCTCTTCCCCACTGACACCAGCACCCACCTGGTGGCCCTGCAGGGGCAGCCGCTGGCCCTGGAGTGCATCGCCGAGGGCTT CCCCACGCCCACCATCAAATGGCTGCGCCCGAGCGGCCCCATGCCGGCTGACCGAGTCGCCTACCAGAGCCACAACAAGACCCTGCAACTGCTGAGCGTGGGGGAGGAGGACGACGGCGAGTACCGCTGCCTGGCTGAGAACCCCCTGGGCAGCGACCAGCATGCCTACTACGTCACCGTGGAGG CTGCCCCGTACTGGCTACACAAGCCCCAGAGCCATCTGTACGGGCCGGGAGAGACTGCCCGCCTGGACTGCCAAGTGCAGGGCAGGCCCCAACCAGAGGTCACCTGGAGAATCAATGGGATCCCTGTGGAGG AACTGGCCAAGGACCAGAAGTACCGGGTCCACCACGGAGCCCTGGTTCTGAGCAACGTACAGCCCAGTGACACGATGGTGGCCCAGTGTGAGGCCCGAAACCGGCACGGGCTCCTGCTGACCAATGCCTACATTTATGTGGTCG AGCTGCCGGCCAAGATCCTGACCCCAGACAACGAGACGTACATGGCGGTCCAGGGCAGCACCGCCTACCTTCTGTGTAAGGCCTTCGGAGCCCCCGTGCCCAGCGTCCAGTG GCTGGACAGGGAAGGAAAGACGGTGCTTCAGGACGAGCGCTTCTTCCCCTACACCAACGGGACCCTGGGCATCCGAGACCTCCAGGCCAACGACACCGGCCACTACTTCTGCCAGGCTGCCAATGACCAAAACAACGTGACCATTGTGGCTAACCTGCAGGTCAAAG ATGCCACTCAGATCACGCAGGGGCCCCGCAGCGCGATCGAGAAGAAAGGCTCGCGAGTGACGTTCACGTGCCAGGCCTCCTTTGACCCCTCCTTACAGCACAGCATCACCTGGCGTGGGGATGGTCGCGACCTCCAGGAGCTCGGGGACAGCGACAA gtaCTTCATAGAGGACGGGCGCCTGGTCATCCACAGCCTGGACTACAGCGACCAGGGCAACTACAGCTGCGTGGCCAGCACCAAGCTGGACGCGGTGGAGAGCAGGGCAGGGCTCCTGGTGGTGG GGAGCCCCGGCCCCGTGCCTCAGCTGGAGCTGTCTGACCGCCACCTGCTGAAGCAGAGCGAGGTGCGCCTGTCCTGGAGCCCCGCTGACGACCACAACGCCCCCATTGAGA AGTATGACATTGAATTCGAGGACAAGGAGATGGCGCCTGAGAAGTGGCACAGTCTGGGCAAGGTGCCCGGGAACCAGACCTCCACCACCCTCAAGCTGTCGCCTTATGTCCACTACACCTTTAGAGTTACTGCCATCAACAAATACGGCCCCggggagcccagcccagcctcggAGACTGTGCTCACTCCAGAAGCAG CCCCGGAGAAGAACCCCGTGGACGTGAAGGGGGAAGGAAACGAGACCAACAACATGGTCATCACTTGGAAG CCGCTCCGGTGGATGGACTGGAATGCCCCCCAGGTTCAGTATCGCGTGCAGTGGCGCCCTCAGAAGACACAGGGGGCCTGGCAGGAACAGATCGTGAGCGACCCCTTCCTGGTGGTGTCCAACACTTCCACCTTTGTGCCCTATGAGATCAAGGTCCAGGCCGTCAACAGCCAGGGCAAGGGCCCGGAGCCCCAGATCACCATCGGCTACTCTGGGGAGGATT ACCCCCAGGCAAGCCCCGAGCTGGAAGGCATCAAGATCCTCAATTCGAGCACGGTGCTGGTCAGGTGGTGGCCTGTGGACCCAGCCCAGGTCAAGGGCCACCTCCGGGGATACAAT GTGACGTACTGGTGGGAGGGCAGTCAGAGGAAGCACAGCAAGAGGCACGTCCACAGAGGCCACGTGGTGGTGCCTGCCAACAGCACCAGCGCCATCCTGGGAGGCCTGCGGCCCTACAGCTCCTACCATCTGGAGGTGCAGGCCTTTAACGGCCGGGGACTGGGGCCCGCCAGCGAGATGACCTTCAGCACCCCCGAGGGAG TACCCGGACACCCCGAGGCGTTGCACCTGGAGTGCCAGTCGGACACCAGCCTGCTGCTGCACTGGCAGCCCCCGCTCAGCCACAACGGCGTGCTCACGGGCTACGTGCTCTCCTACCAACCTC TGGATGATGGGGGCAAAGAGCAGCTGTCCTTCGACCTCCCGGACCCTGAGCTGCGGATGCACAACCTGACGAACCTCAGCCCCCACCTGCGGTACCGCTTCCAGCTCCAGGCCACAACGAAGGAGGGCCCTGGAGAGGCAATCGTGCGGGAAGGAGGCACCATGGCCTTATCTG GGACCCCGGATTTTGGCAACATCTCGGCCATGGCTGGCGAGAATTACAGCGTGGTCTCCTGGGTCCCCAAGGAGGGCCAGTGCAACTTCGGGTTCCAGATCTGGTTCAAAGCCCTGGGGG ATGAGAAGCTGGGCGCTCATCTCCCGCCGCAGTACGTCAGCTACAACCAGAGCTCCTACACGCAGTGGGACCTGCAGCCTGACACCGACTACGAGATCCACTTGCTCAAGGAGAGGGTTCTCCTGCACCAGATGGCCGTGAAGACCAACGGCACTG GCCGAGTGAGACTCCCTCCCGCCGGCTTTGCCACGGAGGGCTGGTTCATCGGCTTCGTCAGCGCCATCATCGTCCTGCTTCTCATCTTCCTCATCCTTTGCTTTATCAAGCGCAGCAAGGGTGGCAAGTACTCAG TGAAGGACAAGGAAGACACCCAGGCGGACTCGGAGGCCCGGCCCATGAAGGACGAAGCCTTCGGCGAGTACAG GTCCCTGGAGAG TGACAACGAGGAGAAGGCCTTCGGCAGCAGCCAGCCGTCCCTCAACGGAGACATCAAGCCCCTGGGCAGTGACGACAGCCTGGCCGACTACGGGGGCAGCGTGGACGTGCAGTTCAACGAAGACGGCTCCTTCATCGGCCAGTACAGTGGCGAGAAGGACAGGGAGGCGGCGGGAGGCAACGACAGCTCAGGCGCCGCCTCCCCCACCAACCCTGCGGGCACCCTGGAGTAG